In a genomic window of Occallatibacter riparius:
- a CDS encoding YybH family protein, which produces MRIGIIALAAATLSAHFTRAQMLEPSAPAATPNPLADPSMNAGKSLLFDLEAKFAKDVAARGGAGFAAWFADDGVTLGNGAAPVVGKVAIERSANWSPATYQLTWTPTDASMGPSGDMGYTWGHFEGHSKDANGNPVTTSGRYMTIWRKQKDGSWKVVLDAGANEPAGSGDCCRIPTS; this is translated from the coding sequence ATGAGGATCGGCATCATCGCCTTAGCAGCAGCAACCCTAAGTGCGCACTTCACCCGCGCGCAAATGCTAGAGCCCTCCGCCCCCGCCGCCACGCCCAATCCGCTCGCCGACCCCTCCATGAACGCGGGCAAGTCCCTCCTCTTCGACCTCGAAGCTAAATTCGCCAAAGACGTCGCCGCCCGCGGCGGAGCCGGCTTCGCCGCCTGGTTCGCAGACGATGGCGTCACCCTGGGCAACGGCGCAGCCCCAGTCGTCGGCAAAGTTGCCATCGAGCGCTCCGCCAACTGGTCGCCCGCCACCTATCAGCTCACCTGGACCCCCACCGACGCTTCCATGGGCCCCTCCGGCGACATGGGCTACACCTGGGGCCACTTCGAAGGCCACAGCAAAGACGCCAACGGAAACCCCGTCACCACCTCCGGCCGCTACATGACCATCTGGCGCAAGCAGAAAGATGGCTCCTGGAAAGTAGTCCTCGATGCCGGCGCCAACGAGCCCGCCGGCTCAGGCGACTGCTGCCGCATCCCGACCAGCTGA